The nucleotide sequence ACGCTCCTGGTGACGCTTGCGGCGACCGGCGCGCGGCCGGGGATCTCGGCCCCACGCGCGCTTCTGTCGCTGTCCTGGCAACCGGATATCGACACCGGCGTGATTCCGGGAGCACTCCGCCGTCGGGTCGCTGCCGTTTCGATGCCGACGTGGGTCCGGGAGGTACTGATCGTCGGACTCACGTTCGTGGCGTACGTCCTCGTCGAGCCGATCTCGGAACTGGCCGCCAGAGCGTTAGCGCTCGGCGTCGTCGCCGGCAGTGGCTATCTGGTTCTCAAACTCCTGAAATGGGCCCTCGGCCACCTCATCGCCGCGGTGCCGACGGGCGGCTGGGTCGGACGCGTTCCAGTGCCGTCGATCCCCCGTCCAGGCAAGGCAACCGGGACGCTCCTTGGCGCACTCGCCGTGGTCGCACTGCTCGGCCTCCTGTTCAGCCCGGCCACCGTGAGCACGGCCTCGCTGGCGGACACCGGCGAGGTCGAGATACAGGACTACACGATCACCTACGCCGAAAACGTCAGCGAGGGGCGAGCACTCACCTGGGACAGCGAAATCTTCGACGGAACGTCGAGCGGCGTCATCGTCGCCAGCGAGCGCCGGGCGGTCTGGATCGAGGCGATCAGCCCGGATCGACTGGCCCACGACGGGTCGGCGACCGTCCGCGTCGGTGGCCTCGACTGGGAGCAGACAGTCGATGTTGAACGGCAGGCGGTCAGCGTCGTGGGGAACGAGAGCGTCTACGCCGTCGACCTCCGCACGGAGGGCACGACGACGCGGTCGTTCAGATCGGCCCCCGCGACTGCTGACGCCCGCATCGACGGTCGCCGGGTCGCGGTTGCACCGACGGCGGACGGCTTCGAACTTCGGGTGCGCCGGAACGGAACACTCGTCGGGTCGCGCCCGCTCCCGGCTGCCAACGCGTCCACGTCGGTCGGGTCGCTCCGGTTCGTCGCGTCCGAAGCGAACGAAACCCGGTCGATCAGGGCCGTTTCGGGGACGACGAGCGTCCGGATCGCCAGCGTAGAGGGTAACGCGACTAACTGATGCCGAAGAGGATTCTAGCGAATGAGGGGTGAGCGAAAAACGAGACGAGGGGTTCGGATCGCCAGGGGAGGCGGACTCACCCGGTGGCAGAAGTAGCGAATCGAGGACGGTCGATCAAGTTCGTTTACGGCTCGAATCGAAGTCGATATCGAGTTCGTCGAGTTTCTCAGTCCACTCCTCGCGTTTTTCCTGGTGATCTTCGAGGAAAGACTCCATCAGTTCGGCGGCCTGTTCCTTGCAGCCGCCACAGAGTCGCTCGCCGCCGGCACACTCCTCGTACACTTCGGTCGCGAACTCGTCGTCGTCATCCGCCAGCAGGTAGGCGTAGAGTTCGTAGACCGGGCACTCGTCGGGTTTCCCGCCGAGTTCGCGCTGTTCCTCTGCGGTCTCGCGGCCGCCGGTCGTCGCCGCCCGGACCTTGTCGTAGCCGTCTTCGGGATCGTCGAGCAGGCTGATGTGACTCTCCGGAACGGACGAGGACATCTTCCCGCCGGTCAGACCGGTCATGAAGCGGTGATAGATCGAGGAGGGGGCCAAGAAGCCGTAGCCGCCGTTGGCGAGTTCGACCTCGCGGGCGAGTGCCGCGGCGGCCTCGTGATCCAGTTCGAAGGCGTCGATGTGCTCGTCGTAAACCCGCTTCTCGCCGTCGATGGCCTCGATCAGGGCCTCGAAGGCCTCCTCGGTGGCGTTGCGGTCGAGGAACCGGACGCGGGGACGGAGCGGTTCCTTGCCGGCCTCCCGGAGCATCGTGATGAGGCGATCTTTGGTC is from Halorhabdus sp. BNX81 and encodes:
- a CDS encoding rhomboid family intramembrane serine protease — encoded protein: MIPWMVLLAAVVVFSGGYWWFVGGRGRWESLTRDRFVRGVPWATFATAALVVGFYLFVQGGIGHWSQPLTIPFRSWSLFEPVGLLTSGLAHAGPAHLLGNMTGLVVFGAIVEHAIGHYPGDRDDTASRRWNRLRRPGVRILLISLGMIGLAVVPSPFVLGWVLGYSGAVYALAGFALMTRPLAAVLAIVAHDALGVLVDAAEQPVVEATRSVGPPTPPSWAGIAFQGHLLGFLIGILLGIGLLRRYDWTPEPVRLFGAVIAFALTKSLWLVVSSGVEGVYVLYRGAGVVMVLLGTLLVTLAATGARPGISAPRALLSLSWQPDIDTGVIPGALRRRVAAVSMPTWVREVLIVGLTFVAYVLVEPISELAARALALGVVAGSGYLVLKLLKWALGHLIAAVPTGGWVGRVPVPSIPRPGKATGTLLGALAVVALLGLLFSPATVSTASLADTGEVEIQDYTITYAENVSEGRALTWDSEIFDGTSSGVIVASERRAVWIEAISPDRLAHDGSATVRVGGLDWEQTVDVERQAVSVVGNESVYAVDLRTEGTTTRSFRSAPATADARIDGRRVAVAPTADGFELRVRRNGTLVGSRPLPAANASTSVGSLRFVASEANETRSIRAVSGTTSVRIASVEGNATN